One genomic window of Haliotis asinina isolate JCU_RB_2024 chromosome 4, JCU_Hal_asi_v2, whole genome shotgun sequence includes the following:
- the LOC137282248 gene encoding multiple epidermal growth factor-like domains protein 10 has protein sequence MGTSCTLATCMDPSWIYTITSAIDDSKPCSNGQHCADCNSNGQCLAPCKSGYYGRKCTSVCNSGCKRRLCELTNTGIEYCTDGCVPGFRGTSCTIPCRNPGTQCAVCEGGCDRGYCNLGSASCFSGCVDSYYGLDCKNCSGRCKSCNRSTGMCNDCHDPYRGLKCEMSCENCAGSCVSGCDEGCKSGFYGHWCDKVCSEKCRPGPNKTAVSVLECNQNTSISCNPECDNNTGDCVHGCVHGWYGKNCSSKCNRKCADMSCTESGSCAAGCAPGYAGADCSCLENCIHDVCHPNNGSCVKSCLNGYYGAFCNISCKVCLDGVCDRTRGTCIRGCNNTAQTCASKCSIDCPLEVCLQVRTCSGMKPMMYRRNAQKISGRHTTTSLWMLSLMTTIQAL, from the exons cAAAACCATGCAGTAATGGTCAGCACTGTGCAGACTGTAACAGTAATGGACAATGCTTGGCACCATGCAAGAGTGGATACTATGGTAGGAAGTGCACGTCGGTATGTAACAGCGGATGTAAACGTCGGTTGTGTGAACTTACAAACACAGGCATCGAGTATTGCACTGACGGATGTGTTCCAGGATTCAGAGGTACAAGCTGCACAATACCATGCCGAAACCCTGGGACACagtgtgcagtgtgtgaaggtGGATGTGATAGAGGATACTGCAACCTCGGTTCTGCTTCCTGTTTTTCTGGATGTGTAGACTCCTACTATGGCCTTGACTGTAAGAACTGCTCTGGGAGATGTAAGTCCTGTAACAGATCTACAGGAATGTGCAACGATTGTCATGATCCATACCGGGGTTTGAAGTGTGAGATGTCATGTGAGAACTGTGCAGGATCATGTGTGTCTGGATGTGACGAAGGCTGTAAATCTGGCTTCTATGGTCACTGGTGTGATAAGGTGTGCAGTGAAAAATGTCGTCCTGGACCCAACAAAACTGCAGTTTCTGTCTTGGAgtgtaatcaaaatacatccatCAGCTGCAACCCCGAATGCGACAACAATACTGGAGACTGTGTCCACGGATGTGTTCACGGATGGTATGGTAAAAACTGCTCCTCTAAATGTAACCGGAAGTGTGCAGATATGTCCTGCACTGAGTCAGGGTCGTGTGCAGCTGGTTGTGCTCCAGGCTATGCTGGGGCAGACTGCTCCTGTCTCGAGAACTGCATCCATGATGTTTGTCACCCGAACAACGGATCATGTGTGAAAAGTTGCTTGAATGGATATTATGGGGCATTTTGCAACATCTCCTGTAAGGTCTGTCTTGACGGTGTATGTGATCGGACACGAGGGACCTGCATCAGAGGATGTAATAATACAGCTCAAACATGCGCATCTAAGTGTAGTATAGACTGTCCTTTGGAGGTCTGCCTTCAAGTCAGAACATGTTCAG GGATGAAGCCGATGATGTACAGGCGGAATGCCCAGAAAATCAGCGGGAGGCACACAACTACGAGTTTGTGGATGTTGAGCCTGATGACAACGATTCAGGCCCTGTGA